A genomic stretch from Deinococcus multiflagellatus includes:
- a CDS encoding homoserine dehydrogenase: MRTVTVGLLGCGTVGQNVLTLIERRAAIFADLGVRIEVAGVLVRDPGKPRDCPPGTPLTADPAFLQECGVVIEAMGGIERPLALLHPYLRSGRPVITANKALLAERWDDLREYALNGKLYYEASVMAGTPVIGPMSTVLRASTFTRLQAVLNGTCLYILTQMEGGKSYEQALSEAQALGYAEDPPTLDVGGFDTAHKLTVLARFCADGNFRYEDVEVQGIEGVTLDDVQAARARGERIKLVAELAREGDRWRGRVSPQSLPDSHALCNGGAGRNAMVYEGEECGTLLFAGGGAGGMVTASAMVGDLLDWVIGFPGHVPLH; the protein is encoded by the coding sequence ATGAGAACCGTGACTGTGGGGCTGCTGGGCTGCGGCACCGTGGGCCAGAATGTCCTGACCCTGATCGAGCGCCGCGCCGCCATCTTTGCCGACTTGGGCGTGCGGATTGAGGTGGCCGGGGTGCTGGTGCGTGACCCGGGCAAGCCCCGCGACTGCCCCCCCGGCACCCCACTGACGGCGGACCCCGCCTTCTTGCAGGAGTGCGGCGTGGTGATTGAGGCGATGGGCGGCATCGAGCGGCCCCTGGCCCTGCTGCACCCCTACCTGCGCTCCGGGCGGCCGGTGATCACCGCCAACAAGGCGCTGCTGGCCGAACGCTGGGACGACCTGCGCGAGTACGCCCTGAACGGCAAACTGTACTACGAGGCGTCGGTGATGGCCGGAACCCCGGTGATTGGCCCCATGAGCACGGTGCTGCGCGCCAGCACCTTTACCCGCCTGCAGGCGGTCCTGAACGGCACCTGCCTGTACATCCTCACCCAGATGGAGGGCGGCAAATCCTACGAGCAGGCCCTATCCGAAGCGCAGGCCCTGGGCTACGCCGAAGACCCGCCCACCCTGGACGTGGGGGGCTTTGACACCGCCCACAAGCTGACCGTGCTGGCCCGCTTCTGCGCCGACGGCAACTTCCGCTACGAGGACGTGGAGGTGCAGGGCATTGAAGGCGTGACCCTGGACGACGTGCAGGCGGCGCGCGCCCGGGGCGAACGCATCAAGCTGGTGGCCGAACTGGCGCGCGAGGGGGATCGCTGGCGGGGCCGGGTGTCGCCCCAGTCCCTGCCCGACAGCCACGCCCTCTGCAACGGCGGCGCGGGCCGCAACGCGATGGTGTACGAGGGCGAGGAATGCGGCACCCTGCTGTTTGCCGGCGGCGGCGCGGGCGGCATGGTCACCGCCAGCGCCATGGTCGGCGACCTGCTGGACTGGGTGATCGGCTTCCCCGGCCACGTTCCGCTGCACTGA
- the greA gene encoding transcription elongation factor GreA, with protein sequence MTKDRITMTQRGYDKLLETLHYLKTTKREEISENMGRAIEDGDLRESAAYDEARMQQSENEARIAELESQLERALIIEEDASGGAGLGARVRVKDAKGKEHHFELVGTYEVDVLKGKISDASPIGKALSGKKAGEKVTVQLPKGTAEFEILSVDYV encoded by the coding sequence ATGACCAAAGACCGCATCACCATGACCCAGCGTGGGTATGACAAATTGCTCGAAACGCTGCACTACCTGAAAACCACCAAACGCGAGGAAATCTCCGAGAACATGGGCCGCGCCATTGAGGACGGCGACCTGCGTGAAAGTGCTGCCTACGACGAAGCCCGCATGCAGCAGAGTGAGAACGAGGCCCGCATTGCCGAACTGGAAAGCCAGCTGGAACGCGCCCTGATCATCGAAGAAGACGCCTCGGGCGGCGCGGGCCTGGGCGCCAGGGTGCGCGTGAAAGACGCCAAGGGCAAGGAGCACCATTTTGAATTGGTGGGCACCTACGAGGTGGACGTGCTGAAAGGCAAAATCAGCGACGCCAGCCCCATCGGCAAGGCCCTGAGCGGCAAGAAGGCGGGCGAGAAGGTGACGGTGCAGCTGCCCAAGGGCACCGCCGAATTCGAGATTCTGAGCGTGGACTACGTGTAA
- a CDS encoding NUDIX hydrolase, translating into MGRRDLLVAAGILRDRFGRVLLVGNDWQGHGRVRHTLPGGVVEHGETLPEALYREIYEETGLKLTGIKHMAYTVHIEDERRGERAIAVAFEATWDGLLNPADPDGFIVEARFCTPEEALEKIEAPPMREPLSDYLKTGEPGRFYAFKGWDGRGGLRIPALKPRP; encoded by the coding sequence ATGGGGCGGCGTGACCTGCTGGTGGCCGCCGGCATTCTGCGTGACCGCTTCGGGCGGGTGCTGCTGGTGGGCAACGACTGGCAGGGGCACGGCCGCGTGCGCCACACCCTGCCCGGCGGCGTGGTGGAACACGGCGAGACCCTCCCCGAAGCCCTGTACCGCGAAATCTACGAGGAAACCGGCCTGAAGCTCACCGGCATCAAGCACATGGCCTACACGGTGCACATCGAAGACGAGCGCCGGGGCGAGCGGGCCATCGCCGTGGCCTTTGAAGCCACCTGGGACGGTCTACTGAACCCCGCCGACCCCGACGGCTTTATCGTCGAGGCGCGCTTTTGCACCCCCGAAGAAGCCCTGGAAAAAATCGAGGCCCCGCCCATGCGCGAGCCGCTCAGCGACTACCTGAAAACGGGCGAGCCGGGCCGCTTCTACGCCTTCAAAGGCTGGGACGGGCGCGGCGGCCTGCGCATCCCGGCCCTGAAGCCCCGACCCTAG
- a CDS encoding phosphohydrolase: MSEDGGAEVQGGEQKFRLSVEGGKVSDVAGREGAPPARVVEFTTPRAKLIEEANQAIRTDLREYPRALAAYEALRADPEALAHWDMANYITMRKLGYNDHGRVHAFITGAASMAITELLLEGGVKPDIMDSGVGDADDVFLAVILGTMLHDIGNQVHRVGHEAHGIALALPIVDRIMGPLYPDPFKRTKVRSFILGAINCHDLSPAPLTIEGGITAVADGTDITKGRGRKAFSMGSVDIHSISALAVDQVVIERGRDKPVLISVTMNNSGGIFQVEEILAPKVIRTPMRRFVELRAATRPEGEAQILSKVRLDGDHFVMDLEGGEQVAVEVMDTQKQVQEAVAENLGIGTETR; encoded by the coding sequence GTGAGTGAGGACGGCGGCGCCGAAGTGCAGGGGGGCGAGCAGAAGTTCCGCCTGAGCGTGGAAGGTGGCAAGGTCAGCGATGTGGCGGGGCGGGAGGGAGCGCCGCCCGCCCGGGTGGTGGAATTCACCACGCCGCGCGCCAAGCTCATTGAAGAGGCCAATCAGGCCATCCGCACCGACCTGCGCGAATACCCCCGCGCCCTGGCCGCCTACGAAGCCCTGCGCGCCGACCCCGAGGCCCTGGCCCACTGGGACATGGCGAACTACATCACCATGCGCAAGCTGGGGTACAACGACCACGGCCGCGTGCACGCCTTTATTACGGGCGCGGCCAGCATGGCGATCACCGAACTGCTGCTGGAAGGCGGGGTCAAGCCCGACATCATGGACAGCGGGGTGGGCGACGCTGACGACGTGTTTCTGGCCGTGATTCTGGGCACCATGCTGCACGACATTGGCAATCAGGTGCACCGGGTGGGCCACGAGGCGCACGGCATTGCCCTGGCGCTGCCCATCGTGGACCGGATCATGGGGCCGCTGTACCCGGACCCCTTCAAGCGCACCAAGGTGCGGTCCTTTATTCTGGGCGCCATCAACTGCCACGACCTCAGCCCGGCGCCGCTGACCATTGAGGGCGGCATCACGGCCGTGGCCGACGGCACCGACATCACCAAGGGCCGGGGACGCAAAGCCTTTTCGATGGGCAGCGTGGACATCCACTCCATCAGCGCCCTGGCGGTGGATCAGGTGGTGATTGAGCGCGGCCGTGACAAGCCGGTGCTGATCAGCGTGACCATGAACAACTCGGGCGGCATCTTTCAGGTCGAAGAGATTCTGGCGCCCAAGGTGATTCGCACGCCCATGCGCCGCTTCGTGGAACTGCGCGCCGCCACCCGCCCCGAAGGCGAAGCGCAGATTCTCTCGAAGGTGCGCCTGGACGGCGACCACTTCGTGATGGACCTGGAAGGCGGTGAGCAGGTGGCCGTGGAGGTCATGGACACGCAGAAGCAGGTGCAGGAGGCGGTGGCCGAGAACCTGGGCATCGGCACCGAGACGCGCTGA
- the prfA gene encoding peptide chain release factor 1, which yields MSARLSALASEFGMVERALGDPAALADPREYARLTRRHRELLPLMTVLREREQVDADLAGARELLADPDMRDLAAQEIQQLEARAAELEGELVVLLLPTDPDDPKDVILELRAGAGGAEAGLFVMDLLRLYTRYAEGAGLRLNVLDASESDLGGASKVVAEVTGDGAFRAFKWERGVHRVQRVPATESQGRIHTSTVTVAVLPEAEVGEVQLDLSEVRIDVFRSQGAGGQGVNTTDSAVRAVYRPGTPDEIMVVCQDGRSQIKNREKALQVLAARLAERERAAREAQERSDRAAQVGTGERSEKIRTYNYPQNRVTDHRLEGESKNHPLDTVMTGALAPVVAALARAQRERQLLEMAGEEQHGAA from the coding sequence GTGAGCGCCCGGCTCTCGGCCCTCGCCTCCGAATTCGGGATGGTCGAGCGTGCGTTGGGCGACCCCGCCGCCCTGGCTGACCCCCGCGAGTACGCCCGGTTAACGCGCCGCCACCGCGAACTGCTGCCCCTGATGACTGTGCTGCGCGAGCGCGAGCAGGTGGACGCCGACCTTGCCGGCGCCCGCGAACTGCTCGCGGACCCCGATATGCGCGACCTCGCCGCCCAGGAAATTCAGCAGCTCGAAGCCAGGGCGGCCGAACTGGAAGGCGAACTGGTGGTGCTCCTGCTGCCCACCGACCCCGATGACCCTAAGGACGTGATTCTGGAACTGCGCGCCGGGGCCGGCGGCGCCGAGGCCGGGCTGTTCGTGATGGACCTGCTGCGCTTGTACACCCGTTACGCCGAGGGCGCGGGCCTGCGCCTGAATGTGCTGGACGCCAGCGAGAGTGACCTGGGCGGCGCCAGCAAGGTGGTGGCCGAGGTGACCGGCGACGGCGCCTTCCGCGCCTTCAAGTGGGAGCGTGGCGTGCACCGCGTGCAGCGCGTGCCCGCCACCGAAAGCCAGGGCCGCATTCACACCAGCACCGTCACCGTGGCCGTGCTGCCCGAAGCGGAAGTGGGCGAGGTGCAGCTGGACCTGAGCGAGGTGCGCATTGACGTGTTCCGCTCGCAGGGCGCGGGCGGACAGGGCGTGAACACCACGGATTCCGCCGTGCGCGCCGTGTACCGCCCCGGCACCCCCGACGAGATCATGGTGGTGTGCCAGGACGGCCGCTCGCAGATCAAGAACCGTGAAAAGGCGCTGCAGGTGCTCGCCGCGCGCCTCGCTGAACGTGAACGCGCCGCCCGCGAGGCCCAGGAGCGCAGTGACCGCGCCGCGCAGGTGGGCACGGGCGAACGTAGCGAGAAAATCCGCACCTACAACTACCCACAAAACCGCGTGACCGACCACCGCCTGGAAGGGGAGAGTAAAAACCACCCGCTGGACACGGTGATGACCGGGGCCCTGGCGCCGGTCGTGGCGGCGCTGGCCCGCGCGCAGCGCGAGCGCCAACTGCTGGAGATGGCTGGGGAGGAGCAGCATGGGGCGGCGTGA